Below is a window of Candidatus Hydrogenedentota bacterium DNA.
CCGTATCCTGCGCAAAGCGGGGAAAAACTATGAGATGCCCATTGTCACCGAAGCGACGACACCGGAACAGGTACCGATCGTGGCGCAATATGCGCATATGATTCAAATCGGCGCGCGCAACATGCAAAATTACGGGCTCCTCCGTGCGGCAGGCAAGACACAAAAGCCCGTCCTTTTAAAACGGGGCATGATGTCCACTATCAATGAATTTCTCATGTCTGCCGAATATATCCTTTCCGAGGGCAACCCCAACGTTATTCTGTGTGAACGGGGCATTCGCACCTTTGAAACCGAGACGCGCAACACCTTGGACATCCAAGCGGTGCCTGTCATAAAACTTCACAGCCATCTTCCGGTGATTGTTGATCCAAGCCATGCAGCGGGACGCTGGGATATTGTAATTCCCATGGCGTGTGCCGCCGTGGCTGCCGGTGCTGACGGTATTATGGTCGAGGTACATGATCACCCTGAACAGGCGCTCTCCGACGGACAACAGTCGCTGCGCCCGTCAAAATTTGCCCAGCTTATGGAAGCGATTCGACCGCTCCTTGGCGTGATGGGTAAAGTTGTCAGTTGACGACGGTACCGCACATGGAGAATGCAAATAACACAGCTGAGTCCCACAGGAGTGACGAAGTGTTTGATACGGATGAATTCCAAGAGCCCAT
It encodes the following:
- the aroF gene encoding 3-deoxy-7-phosphoheptulonate synthase, with protein sequence RILRKAGKNYEMPIVTEATTPEQVPIVAQYAHMIQIGARNMQNYGLLRAAGKTQKPVLLKRGMMSTINEFLMSAEYILSEGNPNVILCERGIRTFETETRNTLDIQAVPVIKLHSHLPVIVDPSHAAGRWDIVIPMACAAVAAGADGIMVEVHDHPEQALSDGQQSLRPSKFAQLMEAIRPLLGVMGKVVS